The genome window ATGGATTTTAATGATTTATTATTAGAAATGTATAAATTATTAGAAAATAATAATTCCGTTTTACAATCAATGCAAAATCGTTTTAAGTATTTTTTAATTGATGAATTTCAAGATACAAACCCTATACAATTTAAATTAATAAAAATTTTATGTTCTCATACCAATAACTTATTTATAGTTGGAGATGATGACCAAAGTATTTATTCTTGGCGTGGAGCTGAGCCTTCTTTTATTCTTAATTTCGATAAAGAATATAAAAATGTTAAAGTATTCAAATTAGAAGAAAATTATCGAAGCTCTGATAAAATAATTGGAGCTGCAACAAGCGTTATAAAAAACAATTACAAAAGAGCCGATAAAACTATTTTTACTAATAAAATAAATGGCACAAAAATTAAGTTCAAATCATGTGAAGACCCCTATTCTGAAGCAAGATATATTGCTAATGAAATATATTCTGCAGTCCAAAATAATGAAGTTTTCTCTAATTTTTGTATTTTATATCGAACAAATGCGCAGAGCCGTTCTTTAGAAGATGAACTAAGAAGAAGAATGTTACCTTATATTATTTATGGCTCAGTTCGGTTTTATGAACGTGCAGAAATTAAAATATTATTGGCTTATTTAAAATTAATAATAAACTCTACTGACGAAGCATCTCTTCTAAAAATAATAAATACACCGCGTCGAGGTTTTGGAGAAAAAGCTGTTCAAAAATTAAAAGAACTATCACTTCAGAAAAATGAAAGTATGTTAAAAACGCTTACAGAAGTAGTTTATGGAACTTTAGAAAATGATTTATCTCGATCTTTATCTGGTGTAAAAGATTTCATAATGAATTATCAAAAATGGAAAAATAACATTTTAGAACATAACAAACCTTCAGTTACTTTAGCTCAAATTGTTTCTGATATTAATTTTGAAATTTATCTTAAATCTACTCATCCTGAAGATTTTGATGAACGCTGGCTAAACGTTATAGAATTAAAAAATGCTCTTATAGAATTTGAAAACACTGAAAATGAAGAACTGCTTGAAGAAAAAAATGGGTTAGAAAAATTAAGTCTTTTTATTGAACAAGCTATGCTTACTATTGAGCCAACAGTTTATAATGTGCAACAAGGCAGTGCAAATGCAATTACTCTAATGACAATTCATTCCGCTAAAGGACTTGAATACCAAAATATATTTTTAGCGGGTTTGGAAGAAGGAGTATTGCCACATCAAAATTCCTTGGATTCACCTGAAGCAATTGAAGAAGAGCGTCGTTTAATGTATGTAGCAGTCACTAGGGCTAAAAACAATTTAGTGATAACAAATTGCAAAAAAAATAGGTATAAAGATTTTTTACCTGCTCAAGAAAGCCGTTTTATTAGCGAAATACCAGAAAAATATATCGATATCCTAGATCATACTGGAAATATCAAAAAAGAATTTGGTAAAATATCAAGCACAAATAAATTTATTGATAAACCGAGAATATTTAAAGGTGATGAACTTTTAAATGAACAAAAAATTGAATCTGGAAATGAAGAACATATTTGGAGAAAAGGACAACGAGTCACTCATAAAGTATTTGGTGAGGGTATAATTAGAGAGATAGAAAAAAGTTCACAGGGATATAGATTGAAAATCAAATTTGAAAAAAATAATGTTGGTGAAAAAACCTTAATTCACACCTATGTTAATCCCATTTAATATAAAAGGTATTTAAATGAAATCAGAAATAAAAGTTTCACCCTCAATTGCTGCTGGAAATTTAATGCGTTTAGAAGAAGAAGTTAAACGACTTGAAGAAAGTGGTGCTGATAGCATCCATTTTGATGTTATGGATGGCCACTTTGTACCATTATTAACTATAGGTATACCATTTATTGAACAAATGCGTAAAATTACTAATATGAAATTAGACGTACATATTATGGTAACAAATCCAGATAGTGTTTTTCAAGATTATTTAAATGCTGGGGCTGATATTTTAACTTTTCACCAAGAATCTGCTATTCATCCTCACCGAATTTGTATGAAAATTAAGGAAACAGGTAAAAAAGCAGGCATCGCCTTAAATCCAGGAACAAATTGGAATACTATAGAATATCTCTTGCCTGTCTTAGATCAAATAACAATCATGTCTGTAAATCCAGGTTTTTCTAGACAAATGCATCTTCCATTGGTTCACAAAAAAATTTCTGCACTTGCAAAATATAAAAAAGATAACGATTTAAAGTATGATATTATGGTTGATGGAGGAGTTAATTCTGAAAATGTCTACCTTTTGAGACAACTAGGAACAGATATTGTTGTTGCTGGTGGGGCAGTTTTTAATTACGAGAATTATACTGAAGCAATTCTTAAAATTAAAAAAGCCTCAATAACAAAACTTTAAAGCAATTTAAATAGAGATGGAATTAAATAAAAAACATGTTACCTAAATTTTATGCTACAATTAAAAATGATTTAGAAATACTAGAATCTAAACTGATAGAATATCTTCTCACACCTAATAAACCTACCAATCAAGTCTTATCACACATTTTTTCTTCTGGTGGTAAAAGAATAAGACCAGCCATATTTTTATTGTGTTCTCAATTAATAGATTATGAAGGGGAATTTAAATTTCCAATAGCTTCAGTATGTGAATATATCCATACTGCAAGCCTTTTGCACGATGATGTCATTGATAATTCTTCCTTAAGAAGAAATAAACCGACAGTAAATTCCATTTGGGGCGATGAAACGGCTGTATTATCCGGAGATTTAATCTATTCTGCTGCATGTAGACTGATGGTCAAAACTAGATCTTTAGAATTAATTGATGATTTTGCTGAATGCATTCGTTTTATGAGTGAAAGCGAATTATTTCAATTAGAATTACTTTGGAAAAAAGATACTTCTTTATCTGATTATGAGCGAGTTGTTGCAGGAAAAACAGCTATATTATTTCAAGCGAGTGCAAAAACTCCTTGCTACTTAAAAAATACTTCCCAAGAGTTGGCAACACATTTTGCAAATTTTGGTAAATTTTTAGGATTTGCATTTCAAATTTTTGATGATTGTCTTGACTATGAAGGAAACGAAGAACTACTAGGTAAACCTGTAGTAACTGATTTATTAGAAGGAAAAGTTACTTTACCTTTAATATATTCTCTTCAATCTGAAAATAAAAATCTTGATATTATTGTTTCATCAGTTTTAGAAAATGGGAAAATATCTTCAGAAGAAAAATCAAAGTTACTTCTTCATGTAAAAGAATGTGGTGGTTTAGAAAAGTCTTTTAATTTAGCTGAACTCTATTCTCAAAAAGCAAGAGACGCTCTAAATGAAATAGCAAAATTATTAATACTTTCTGAAAAACAAAAATTAGCTTTAGATGCTTTAAATCAAATTACTTATTTTGTTTTAAATAGAAAGAATTAAAATGCTTACATATAAAATAAACAAAAAAACATTAAAAAACGGTCTGCAATTTTTTTATTGCCATACTCCAGACACTGTTAATTTTGAAATTTCAATGCATATTAATACTGGTGCTCGTGATGAAATAGAAGAAACAAATGGAGTTTCTCATTTTCTAGAACACATGATGTTTCGTGGCTCTAAAAAATATCCTAATTCACTTGAATTAGCTAAAGCAATGGAGTCTTTTGGTAGTGAAACAAATGCAATGACAGGCGTTGAACACACTTCTTATTGGATAAAGGGAGACTCAGAAAAAACTTTAGAAGCGATTGAATGTTTTTCTGACTTTTTCTTACACCCCAATTATGCTGATTTAGAAATAGAAAGATCAGTTATTTTACAAGAAATGGCTTCTGATTTTAATGAAGCCGGTGATAGTATTGATACAGAATCCTTATCAATGTCTACATTATTTGCAAATCATCCTTTAGGTAACCCTATTATTGGTAGTGAGCATATTGTTAAAAAAATCTCAGAAAAAGAGCTCTCAGCTAAAAGACGGGATTTTTACACCCCTGAAAGATGTGTTCTAACAATTTGTACCTCTAAATCTGAACAAGAAGTTACAAATTATGTTGAAAAATATTTCGGTCATATTTGGGAACATAATAATAATTCTAATCCAAATAGAATATTTGCAGATAACTTCATCCCTCAATTATCGCAATTAAAAAAACCGCAAAATGCTTTATGCTTACAAAATAATCCTGATAATCAATTTGCTATAAAAATTATTTTTCCAACATCTGGTGGATTAACAGAAGAAATTGTATTAATTACTTTTCTCCAAAGATTACTTGATGATGGTATTTGTACCAGGCTACCAGCAAATATAAGAGAAAAATATGGATTAGTTTATGATATTAGTTGTGATACACAATTTTTTAAAGAAATTGGAACTTTCAGTATTGATGCTACTGTTTCAGAAGATAAAATAAATGAACTACTTGAAAAGCTATCTGTTGAATTAAAAAACATAGTAACAGAAAAACCTTTAGAATCAGAAGTTAATCATATAAAGTTTCGTTATAATTTTGATTTAAAACAAATTAAAGAAACTCCTTTCCGTTTACTAAATAGAGAAGCTACCGCATATTTTATGGATTCAAACTTATCAGTTGATGATGAAATTAAAATAGTTCAATCTATAACTCCCGATTTAGTTTTAAAAATTGCGAAAAAAGTTTTTGGCTCTGCTAGAAGAGGTTTTGTTTTAATAGGTCCCAAAGCTAGAAAAAAACGAGATCAGGTAGAAAAACTATTAAGCGTATTTGATAATATTAAGGAAATTTAAATGAAACAGGTTCCTATTACTAGCATTGAAGAATATATTAAAGGTTCAGATAGAGATAAAAATAATTTCATAATAAATTTTGGAAAAGCAATACAAGAATTTGGCTTTGTTATTGTTGAAGACCATGAAATAGAAAATACTTTAATTGATAATTGTTACGAACAAGCTAAACAATTATTTGATTTATCATTACAAATAAAAAAGAATTATTCAGCTGCTGATGGACTTGGCCAAAGAGGTTATGTTTCTTTTGGCATAGAGCATGCAAAAAATAGCGATAAAGGTGATTTAAAAGAATTTTGGCATATAGGTAGGGAACATTTTGCAGATAGATCTCTTGAAAAAATATCTGCAAAAAATATATGGCCAACAAATGAGTTACCTCATTTTAAAAATTTATTTTTGGAACTTTATTCAAAACTTGATAATATGGCAATTATTCTACTATCAGCTATGTCCGAGTATCTTGGTCTTGAAAAAGACTCTTTACCAAAAATGGCAAAAGATGGAAATACTATTTTAAGAGCGTTACATTATCCACCTTTAAAAAGTAACGATTTTTTCTCTGGTGCTGTTAGGGCTGGTGAACATGAAGATATTAACTTAATGACTATTCTGTGCGAAGCTACAGAAGGTGGACTTGAAATATTAACTAGAGACGGAAAATGGTTAGAAATTCAAACTAAAAAAGGTCAAATGGTTGTTGATTCCGGTGACATGTTATCCCGTATAACAAATCAAATCATCCCATCTACGACTCATCGGGTTGTAAATCCCAAGTCAGCAAAAAATGTGTCTAGATATTCTATGCCATTTTTTATTCATCCTTCTGAAAATTGCGAGCTGAATGTCTTTAAAAATTGTTTATCTCCATCAAGAGCTGCCAAATTTCCTCCTATCTTAGCCAATGAATTTTTGTTACAAAGGTTAAAGGAAATTGGGTTAGGAAACAAAATTTAAAAAATAAAAGAGAGGTTGAACGTGAAAGAAGAGAACGTTCTAACTGTAGAAAATCTAGTAACTAGCTTTAACGTTTCCGGTCGTGAGGTTAATGCCGTTGATGATTGTTCTTTTCATGTCAAAAAAGGAAAAACATTAGGGATAGTTGGTGAATCTGGATGTGGAAAAAGCGTAACAAGTTTATCTATTATGCGTCTAATTCCTACTCCTCCAGGGAAAATAAAATCTGGTAAAATTCTTTTTGGCAATAAAAATATATTAGATTTACAAGAAAAAGAAATGCGCTCGATTCGTGGAAATAAAATATCTATGATATTTCAAGAACCCATGACAAGTCTAAACCCAGTATATACAATTGGAAATCAAATTGCAGAAGTCTTTCAAACTCATAAAAAAGTGAGCCAAAAAGAAGCGCAAAATTTATCGATTGAAATGCTGAAACAAGTTAGAATACCTTCACCCGAAAAAAGAATTCACGATTATCCTCATCAGTTATCAGGTGGTATGCGACAAAGAGTTATGATTGCAATAGCATTAGCTTGTAAACCAGCTTTATTAATAGCTGATGAACCAACAACAGCGTTAGACGTAACAATTCAAGCTCAAATTCTAGCTTTAATGAATAATTTACAGGAAGACAACGGAATGTCTACTATTTTAATAACGCATGATTTAGGAGTTGTCGCTGAAACCTGTGATGATGTTGTTGTAATGTATGCTGGAAAAATAGTTGAAAAGGCTTCTACAAAAGAAATATTTACAAATCCAAAGCACCCCTATACAATTGGATTATTAAATTCAATACCAAGGCTTGGAGAAAAAAAAGATCGCCTCAATACTATACCAGGTATTGTACCTTCACTAACAAAATTGCCAAAGGGTTGCAGATTTCAAGATAGATGTTCAATAGCTACAGAGGAATGTAAAATTTCGGAACCTTTGTTAAATGAAGTTGAAAAAAACAAGTTTGTTGCTTGTATTAAAGCATAAATTAAATTTAGCATTTAATGCCTATATAAAAAGGAAAGATTTATGACTGCAGACAATATTTTGCAGATAAAAAATTTAATTAAATATTTTCCTATTCATGGTGGATTATTTGGCAAAGAAATTGCAAAAGTTCATGCTGTCGATGATGTTTCCTTTTCATTAGGTAAAGGAAAAACATTAGGTTTAGTGGGAGAATCGGGATGTGGAAAAAGTACTTTAGGAAGAGCTATTTTAAGATTAATTGAACCCACATCTGGAACAATAATTTTTAATGGCAAAGATATTACACAACTCTCTCAAAAAGAACTTAGACATTTAAGAAAAGAATTTCAAATAGTTTTTCAAGATCCATTTGCAAGTTTAAATCCTAGAATGTCAATTCGTGAAATACTATCTGAACCGTTTGAAATACATAAATTATATACAAATAAAAATGAAAGAGAATTAAAAATAATTTCTCTTTTAAAAGAAGTAGGATTAAATCCTGAATTTATTGATAGATATCCGCATGAGTTTTCTGGTGGACAAAGACAAAGAATAGGAATTGCAAGAGCAATATCTTTGAATCCTAAAATTATAATTTGTGATGAACCCGTAAGTGCGCTTGATGTATCCATTCAAAGTCAAATATTAAATTTAATGATGGATCTTCGAGATAAATACCATCTTTCTTATATATTTATTGCACACGATTTGTCCGTTATTGAACATATTTCAGATGATGTTGCAGTAATGTATTTAGGTAAAATAGTTGAATATACATCTTCAGATAATTTATATAGTAAACCATTGCACCCATATACAAAAGCTTTAATATCTAGTATTCCAAAGCATGATATTGTTGAAAAAAGAAAACGCCAAGTCATTCAAGGTGACATACCAAGTCCAATTAATCCACCTTCAGGATGTCGTTTCCACACACGATGCCCATTTGCTAAAGAAATTTGTTCACAAAAAATACCAGAATTAAAAAATATGGGAACAGAAAATAGTCCCCATTTTGTATCTTGTCACTTTACAAAAGAATTATCTGATAAAACTATTTAATTTTTACATTTTCACAATAATTTTAAATTCAGGTTTTATATTATATTTTTTTGCAAAATTACCTTGATTAATAGCTATAGCAAAATTGCCCAAGCTATTTAAATAAGATACTTCTGATCCGACTTTAACATCACCAAAAGTATTGCCATAATGAATTTTTTTGCGATAGATAACCTTATCTTTTTTATCTAAAATTTCAACTTGAATTTGTTTTCCTACTTCTGCTCCAATTTGTTTTAAATTTTCAGGACTAATATTTGTCCATAAATTTCCGTAATCACCATCTAAAATAATAACAGTACCATGAATAGCATTATTTTTTACTTGTGAAGTTTGAATCGGAAATTTTATATATTCTTTCAAAATATGTGGTCCAACTTCTGCAAATGTTATTTTATCTGCAGCGAGTTTTCCACCAGTATAAGCAAATACATCTCGGCCATAAAAAGTGTGAGATTTTTCTGAGTTTTCTAATCTATTTTTGGTTTCATCAATTTCTCTAATTTCTTTAATTCCATAAGCAGCAGCTATATTTGTCAACGTTCCGTTGTCCGGAGTTACAATAAAGTAACCATTATTAGTTTCAGCTACAATAGATTTTCTAGAAGTACCTACCCCCGGATCTACTACAGATACAAAAACAGTCCCTTTAGGATAGTATTGCATTACTTGGTATAATCTGTACGAAGCTTCCTGAACATTAAATGCTTCAACATTATGCGATAAATCTGAAATAGTTAAACTGGGATCAACAGTATAAATTACGCCTTTCATAGTGCTCACAGCACCATCGGTTAAACCAAAATCAGTCATAAGAACGACTGGCGCTTTTGCCATAGCTACATTTCCAAAAACAAAAATTAAACAAGCAGAAAGTAATTTACTTCCTTTTAAAACTTGTTGTTTTAAATTACTAAACATGTTTACACCCTCCCAAAAGAAAACGATATAATTATAAAATATTTAAGGAAATTTTATGAAAATTAAAGTGCGATTTATTATTAAAAAACAATATTAACAGAACATAAATTTCAGCTAAATATATTTTACATAAATCTCTTTACACTTTATTTTTTTTATTCGTCAAGGTTAAATTTTCAAAAAATAAAACTATATAAAATCTTAGCTTTACAAGAATAACTTTCTGATCCAATATCATTAAAAATTGATCGGGAGGTGATTCTGTATGAAACATGAAAATCGTTCCTTGGGTTTAGTTAATTATCATTCTATCCAATACTTCAGTCGTGACTTAAAAAGCTGTGTTGAGTGGCACAAAAAAACATTTGGTTTTGAAGAAATAGCTCAATCAAGTGAAAATTGGGAAAAACGACATGGAATGCGTTCAGTTGTGCTTAGAGGAGCTGGAAGTATCGGCTGGATAATTACAGAACCTATTGAAAAAAATTCTACTGCAGGGAGATATCTTTCCACACACCCAGATGGTGTTGCCTTTCTAAATTTCAAAGTAAAAAATTTAAAAAAAACAGTTGAATTTTTAGCTGATAAAAAAGCGGCTTTCTTATATGAAATTGAAAATCATAAATCTTTAAATGATGGTTATTGGTATGAAACTGCCATCGCTACTGCGTTAGATGATGTAGGTTTTAGATTCATTGAAGAATCACAATACGATCAATTTGCTCCTGGATTTAAATGGATTAATCAAGAAAAAAATAAACATAATTCTTTTGGATTAGATTTAGGAATAGATCATGTTACTTGTAATGGACGTTCAATGCATGCAATTACTGAGTTTTATCGCCATTGTTTAGGCTTTGAACAGTATTGGGGCATAGAATTTCATACTAACCACCACAAGCCAGATTTAGGTACAGGCTCTGGTTTAGAAAGTATTGTTATGTGGGATAAAGAAAGTGGTATTAAATTTGCCACAAACCAGCCATTAGCACCATATTTTAATAATTCTCAAATTCAAATATATGTTGAAGATAATAGAGGTTCTGGAGTTCAACATATTGCATTTGGCACAAAAAATATCATAGATACGGTGAGCAAAATAAGAAATAAAGGTGCCGTTTTCCTAGAAGCTTCTGATAAATATTACGAACAACTTCCTGCAAGAATGTCTGCCATGAAACTCGATAAAATCAAGGAACCATTTAATATTATTAAAGAAAATAACATTTTACTCGATGGATCTAACAGTAAATATTTACTCCAAATTTTCATGAAGGAACAATCTGTTCAATTACAGAAAAAAGAAGCAGGGCCCTTCTTCTATGAAATTATTCAACGAGAAGGTGATGAAAGTTTTGGTGAAGGAAACTTTAAAGCTTTGTTTGATAGCATTGAAAAACAACAAGTATCTGAAAATAGACAAGAAATGAGGGAAAGAGTAGATTCTCTCTGCTAGCAGCAATTTTTTTAAAAAGCACTTGCGTAGGTTCTACACAAATGTTACAGGTCACCTTCTGTATTAGAGAAGTTTCATTCTTCTCAAACTAAATGAGGAGTTTAAAATGGGTAAGAAAGATAACCGTCGTACGTTTAAAATGAAAAGAAAAAAAGCTCAAGCTGCTAAAAAAGCACGTGTAAGAGCTAAAATAGTAGCTGGTAAAGCAACTTCTAAAAAGACTGGTATAAAGAAGTAATTTCTTTATTAAAAAACGGAGAGATGGCCGAGTGGCTTAAGGCGGCGGTCTTGAAAACCGTTGTAGGTGCGAGCCTACCGGGGGTTCGAATCCCTCTCTCTCCGCCATTCTTCTTTCCTAACAAAAATTCCCTCTTATAAATAAAGTAAATATCATTTGTAATGTTAAAAACATTTGAAATAATTATTACTACATACATTCAACTCGTTTTGTATTAATATAGGAATATTATAGTTTTTTACAAAGAATATTTTAGCCAGCAACTGACTATCAAAAAAAATAAAGAGCAAATTAGAATTAAACTTAGGTATGTATAAATTTCGAAGCATAGAAGTAACTAAGTAAGAAATTATCATCGTTTTTTAATTCTTAATACACCTGTTCTAATCAAAATAATTAAAATCCTTTTCAATTTCTCTTCCGTTTTAAAAGATGAATTATTTATTAAGGATTTCCTTACATAACTATAGCAACCTATATAAAAAATCCATTTTTTTAAGCAAAAATAGAAGAATACTCATTACTAAATGAAGATCTTCTGTTTATTTATTTTAGTTATTTTAGTTATTTTATAGATTTGAGAAATTTACAAACGATACTCTTATAAAAAAATAAAATTACTTATTTTAATTTTTTTTATAATTATAAATTATGATAAATTAATTTTATTTTTTAATTTTGGTGTGCTATTAAAAATCTGAGCTTATTTCTAGGCTCAAAAAAACCTTATTTTTATCCAATTTTTTTTAATTCAATAGTCTCCATTTTATTTTTTATGGTTTTTTCGTTTATTTATTTCTTAATTTTTTATAAAAGGTTGATACTATGTCAATTTTGAAACAAATTTCTAAGCGTAAAATAATATACACTTCAATAGCATTATTTATTACATCTACAGCCTCAGCTGCAATCCCTATAATTCCAATTCTTTTTTGGGGAATTGTTGCAGGGGCTGCGACTTCTACTGGTCTTGGTATTTATTGCGTAGCATCAGATGCTTGCTCAAGCAGCTCTAAGAAAAAAGATAAATTAAATTCTACAACTACTTCAAAAACACCTGCTACAACTACTTCAAAAACACCTGCTACAACTACTTCAAAAACACCTGCTACAACTACGACTCCACAATTTATTCAGCCGCAAATTCCAATAACTGCCGTAGGGTGTACCGTTCTAGTCAGACCACACGCAATCAGCGTTCTTATTTCACAAGCTGCTAACGAACAAATTGAGGTTAACATTCAAAATATTGAGGCAATGGATACAGATCATAGAGAAGAGGCTATTGTGCGTACGCTTAAAGAACTACGAACAAATGCTTGTTATTTACATTCGTTAGTCGGTCGGACGGTTCCACTTGCGAGTTTGGAAAATAATGCTCCAAATATTCCTGAATATTCTGAAACTATCTTTCGATCTACAGGAATCTTAAATAGAATGCTCATTGCTCAAAGAAGGCTATCCCAACTTTTTGGGGAAAGACAATGGACAACTTCAATAAATTCAGAGATGACTTCAATTTCTAATTACTTAACGAGATCCTATTCAGAAGTTACAAATTACCTACATCAAAGGTTTCCGCGTACTTTAAATTTTGAAATTACTCAAAGAGCTACACCTGCTTTAATAAATTTTAGAAATGATCTTCTAGCAAATAGACTTGATGCTTTAACTGATTTTTTTGCTCATAATGCACTTAGAATCGCTAGAACACGTTATCAGCAAGGATTGGCAACCGGGGAAATCATCTCCGATGAAGTTCAAGGCGGATTTACAGTTCGTATAAACACTATGTTGGATAATACAGATGCGGGACTGATAAATATTTTACGTAGCCATGCAAGACCTTTATTAGAAAACCAAACGCGTGCAAGATTAGCTGATTGGCAGAGCGTTCAGAATACCTTGGAAGAAGTGGTAACAGATACTTATGATCAAGTTTTCTCTCGTATTACTTGCATAAATACCGTTGCAACTGCTGCTTTGCATCAAACATGCCGCGAAAATAATGTACATAGATATTCTTCTGAATTAAATAAATAACATATAAATAAAGTGATGATCTTGAATTTTTATCCAAATCAAAAATATTTTGTCTTTTAATACAAATCTCAGTATATAACTATGCAAAGACACCAAACGTAAATTTTTTAATTTTTATATTTAATTCTCTTATTATTATTTTTTAATTCCCAAAATTTCAAGTCTTTCTAATTACCTACATTGATTCTTCCGAATTCAATATATTACTTATAAATTCTTATATGTGTATGTATTTTGAAATGGAATTTTTTAAAAATCTAAATTTTAATATACATTTATATTATCTCAATCTAATAATTTTCTTTAATAATTCTAAACTTTTCTAACAAAATTAAATTTCTAATAATATTTTTATTTCCTACAGATGTTATTAATCTCAAACATTCTATTTTATTGTTGTAAAAAAATAATAGTTCAAATACTTCTCAACTATAAAAGAAATTTATTTATTCGCTTCATTTAATCTTATACTTAAAATATCTTATTTTTTAAATGTAAAATTCTAATTTTATTTAAAAAAGTATTTAACTTATATGATAAATTGAAATAGATTTTTCTTTCTAAATCTGAAAATAATGAGCTTTCAAAAATTAATATATTTTCATCAGGTTTAAGAGTCGAATTCACTTTTTCTTTATATTAAGATAAATCTTTATTTTTCTT of Pigmentibacter sp. JX0631 contains these proteins:
- a CDS encoding polyprenyl synthetase family protein; this encodes MLPKFYATIKNDLEILESKLIEYLLTPNKPTNQVLSHIFSSGGKRIRPAIFLLCSQLIDYEGEFKFPIASVCEYIHTASLLHDDVIDNSSLRRNKPTVNSIWGDETAVLSGDLIYSAACRLMVKTRSLELIDDFAECIRFMSESELFQLELLWKKDTSLSDYERVVAGKTAILFQASAKTPCYLKNTSQELATHFANFGKFLGFAFQIFDDCLDYEGNEELLGKPVVTDLLEGKVTLPLIYSLQSENKNLDIIVSSVLENGKISSEEKSKLLLHVKECGGLEKSFNLAELYSQKARDALNEIAKLLILSEKQKLALDALNQITYFVLNRKN
- a CDS encoding ABC transporter ATP-binding protein encodes the protein MKEENVLTVENLVTSFNVSGREVNAVDDCSFHVKKGKTLGIVGESGCGKSVTSLSIMRLIPTPPGKIKSGKILFGNKNILDLQEKEMRSIRGNKISMIFQEPMTSLNPVYTIGNQIAEVFQTHKKVSQKEAQNLSIEMLKQVRIPSPEKRIHDYPHQLSGGMRQRVMIAIALACKPALLIADEPTTALDVTIQAQILALMNNLQEDNGMSTILITHDLGVVAETCDDVVVMYAGKIVEKASTKEIFTNPKHPYTIGLLNSIPRLGEKKDRLNTIPGIVPSLTKLPKGCRFQDRCSIATEECKISEPLLNEVEKNKFVACIKA
- a CDS encoding pitrilysin family protein, whose product is MLTYKINKKTLKNGLQFFYCHTPDTVNFEISMHINTGARDEIEETNGVSHFLEHMMFRGSKKYPNSLELAKAMESFGSETNAMTGVEHTSYWIKGDSEKTLEAIECFSDFFLHPNYADLEIERSVILQEMASDFNEAGDSIDTESLSMSTLFANHPLGNPIIGSEHIVKKISEKELSAKRRDFYTPERCVLTICTSKSEQEVTNYVEKYFGHIWEHNNNSNPNRIFADNFIPQLSQLKKPQNALCLQNNPDNQFAIKIIFPTSGGLTEEIVLITFLQRLLDDGICTRLPANIREKYGLVYDISCDTQFFKEIGTFSIDATVSEDKINELLEKLSVELKNIVTEKPLESEVNHIKFRYNFDLKQIKETPFRLLNREATAYFMDSNLSVDDEIKIVQSITPDLVLKIAKKVFGSARRGFVLIGPKARKKRDQVEKLLSVFDNIKEI
- the rpe gene encoding ribulose-phosphate 3-epimerase → MKSEIKVSPSIAAGNLMRLEEEVKRLEESGADSIHFDVMDGHFVPLLTIGIPFIEQMRKITNMKLDVHIMVTNPDSVFQDYLNAGADILTFHQESAIHPHRICMKIKETGKKAGIALNPGTNWNTIEYLLPVLDQITIMSVNPGFSRQMHLPLVHKKISALAKYKKDNDLKYDIMVDGGVNSENVYLLRQLGTDIVVAGGAVFNYENYTEAILKIKKASITKL
- a CDS encoding UvrD-helicase domain-containing protein, which codes for MLKELTSLDLSLLNKAQYQACIHKDGPAVVYAGAGSGKTRVICSRIGWLITIEKVPASSILAVTFTNKAAKEMKERINEYIGERNTKNLIISTFHSFCARFLRIYSSQAGFQPGFTIFDDNDQKSLLKDLLKQLNIPDKLLSVSTVKSKIDKIKNLGLTPEEYLREIKNNADIITKENQYQLKQFGEYYDPELIQKVYDLYQRNLKKQNAMDFNDLLLEMYKLLENNNSVLQSMQNRFKYFLIDEFQDTNPIQFKLIKILCSHTNNLFIVGDDDQSIYSWRGAEPSFILNFDKEYKNVKVFKLEENYRSSDKIIGAATSVIKNNYKRADKTIFTNKINGTKIKFKSCEDPYSEARYIANEIYSAVQNNEVFSNFCILYRTNAQSRSLEDELRRRMLPYIIYGSVRFYERAEIKILLAYLKLIINSTDEASLLKIINTPRRGFGEKAVQKLKELSLQKNESMLKTLTEVVYGTLENDLSRSLSGVKDFIMNYQKWKNNILEHNKPSVTLAQIVSDINFEIYLKSTHPEDFDERWLNVIELKNALIEFENTENEELLEEKNGLEKLSLFIEQAMLTIEPTVYNVQQGSANAITLMTIHSAKGLEYQNIFLAGLEEGVLPHQNSLDSPEAIEEERRLMYVAVTRAKNNLVITNCKKNRYKDFLPAQESRFISEIPEKYIDILDHTGNIKKEFGKISSTNKFIDKPRIFKGDELLNEQKIESGNEEHIWRKGQRVTHKVFGEGIIREIEKSSQGYRLKIKFEKNNVGEKTLIHTYVNPI
- a CDS encoding 2-oxoglutarate and iron-dependent oxygenase domain-containing protein, with translation MKQVPITSIEEYIKGSDRDKNNFIINFGKAIQEFGFVIVEDHEIENTLIDNCYEQAKQLFDLSLQIKKNYSAADGLGQRGYVSFGIEHAKNSDKGDLKEFWHIGREHFADRSLEKISAKNIWPTNELPHFKNLFLELYSKLDNMAIILLSAMSEYLGLEKDSLPKMAKDGNTILRALHYPPLKSNDFFSGAVRAGEHEDINLMTILCEATEGGLEILTRDGKWLEIQTKKGQMVVDSGDMLSRITNQIIPSTTHRVVNPKSAKNVSRYSMPFFIHPSENCELNVFKNCLSPSRAAKFPPILANEFLLQRLKEIGLGNKI